A genomic stretch from Aminobacter aminovorans includes:
- a CDS encoding DMT family transporter, with translation MTAVTQPLERRDAIDTAAVVFMLMLTMSWGMNGVAAKLATSGYNPIFLNVARSGIACVLVYLWCLYRRVPLFTRDGTLWAGILAGLLFGTEFILVFVSLEHTTVARNSLLVNTMPFWVLIGAHFWLGERMSLQKLFGLILAFGGVAVVFADKLGDTGGSTLFGDLLALVAGLLWALTTLAIKGTRLASAGAEKVLLYQLVVSALMAIPLVWLAGPAFRDVSTVATGALLFQAVYVVAFTYILWFWLMRRYPAAGLSSFAFLSPAFSVICGWLVLGEALTWNIFLALGLIATGLIIVNRPSRRRAAGAE, from the coding sequence ATGACAGCCGTCACACAGCCATTGGAACGTCGCGACGCGATCGATACGGCAGCCGTCGTGTTCATGCTCATGCTGACCATGTCCTGGGGCATGAACGGTGTGGCGGCCAAGCTGGCGACGTCGGGCTACAACCCGATCTTCCTCAATGTAGCGCGTTCGGGCATTGCCTGCGTGCTGGTCTATCTCTGGTGCCTCTACCGCCGGGTTCCGCTGTTTACCCGCGACGGCACCTTGTGGGCCGGCATCCTGGCCGGGCTTCTGTTCGGTACCGAGTTCATTCTGGTTTTCGTCAGCCTTGAACACACGACGGTTGCGCGCAACTCGCTCCTGGTCAACACGATGCCGTTCTGGGTTCTGATCGGCGCGCATTTCTGGCTCGGCGAGCGTATGTCGCTGCAAAAGCTGTTCGGCCTGATCCTGGCTTTCGGCGGCGTTGCGGTGGTCTTTGCCGACAAGCTCGGCGATACCGGCGGTTCGACGCTGTTCGGCGATCTTCTCGCACTCGTCGCCGGACTGCTCTGGGCACTGACCACGCTGGCGATCAAGGGTACCAGGCTGGCCAGCGCCGGGGCCGAGAAGGTGCTGCTCTACCAGCTTGTCGTCTCAGCGCTCATGGCGATCCCGCTCGTCTGGCTCGCCGGTCCGGCATTCCGCGACGTATCGACGGTCGCCACCGGAGCGTTGCTGTTTCAGGCTGTATATGTCGTCGCCTTCACCTATATTCTGTGGTTCTGGCTGATGCGGCGCTATCCTGCGGCGGGCCTCTCCAGCTTTGCCTTCCTGTCGCCGGCATTCAGCGTGATATGCGGCTGGCTGGTGCTTGGCGAAGCCCTGACCTGGAACATTTTTCTGGCGCTCGGTCTCATCGCGACCGGGCTGATCATTGTAAATCGGCCATCGCGCAGACGTGCGGCCGGAGCGGAGTAA
- a CDS encoding ATP12 family chaperone protein produces the protein MREILSDLETSDGLSDPDPIRRAQSTLRKQLPKRFYQAAAVAAFEEGHAVLLDGKSVRTPGRALLALPTAAAAQLVADEFAAQVEVIDPFTMPVLRLVNTAIDGVATDPQAVLEDILRFSSSDLLCYRVDSPEKLVERQAEAWDPVLDWARASLGARFVLAEGVMHVEQPREAIAALSVHLSQRAEPMKLAALHVMTTLTGSALLALAVETGEMSVEDAWAAAHVDEDWQIEHWGQDSEAVARRAARKRDMLAAVALLEALKG, from the coding sequence ATGCGAGAAATCCTGAGCGACCTCGAAACCAGCGACGGCCTGTCCGATCCAGATCCGATCCGTCGCGCGCAAAGCACGCTGCGCAAGCAACTGCCCAAGCGGTTTTACCAAGCTGCAGCGGTCGCTGCGTTCGAAGAAGGCCACGCCGTTCTGCTCGACGGCAAGTCGGTGCGAACGCCGGGCAGGGCGCTGCTCGCGCTGCCGACGGCTGCTGCGGCACAGCTGGTTGCCGACGAGTTCGCAGCCCAGGTCGAAGTCATCGATCCTTTCACCATGCCGGTGCTGCGTCTCGTCAACACGGCAATCGACGGCGTCGCCACCGATCCGCAGGCCGTTCTCGAGGATATCCTGCGCTTCTCGTCCAGCGACCTGCTCTGCTACCGCGTCGACAGCCCGGAAAAGCTCGTCGAGCGCCAGGCCGAAGCCTGGGATCCGGTGCTGGACTGGGCACGCGCCTCGCTCGGCGCGCGCTTCGTGCTGGCCGAGGGTGTCATGCATGTCGAACAGCCGCGCGAGGCGATCGCAGCGCTCAGTGTGCACCTGTCGCAACGCGCCGAGCCGATGAAGCTTGCCGCGCTCCATGTGATGACCACGCTGACCGGTTCGGCGCTTCTGGCCCTCGCCGTCGAGACCGGCGAAATGTCTGTCGAGGACGCCTGGGCGGCAGCGCATGTCGACGAAGACTGGCAGATCGAGCATTGGGGCCAGGACTCCGAGGCCGTGGCGCGCCGCGCCGCCCGCAAGCGCGACATGCTTGCCGCGGTGGCTTTGCTTGAGGCGCTCAAGGGCTGA
- a CDS encoding glutamine synthetase beta-grasp domain-containing protein, giving the protein MTKYKLEYIWLDGYTPSANLRGKTQIKEFAEFPKLEQLPLWGFDGSSTRQAEGKSSDCVLKPVAVYPDPARKNGVLVMCEVMMPDGVTPHPSNTRATILDDEGAWFGFEQEYFFYKDGRPLGFPESGFPEPQGEYYTGVGYKNVGSIARQIVEEHLDLCLEAGINHEGINAEVAKGQWEFQIFGKGSKKAADEMWLARYLLQRLTEKYEIDIEYHCKPLGDTDWNGSGMHANFSTDYMRDVGGKAYFEALMEAFGEAREEHIAVYGPDNHLRLTGKHETASIDVFTWGVADRGASVRVPHSFVRNDYRGYLEDRRPNSQGDPYQIASQILKTINSVPTSIETRAAA; this is encoded by the coding sequence ATGACGAAGTACAAGCTCGAGTACATCTGGCTGGACGGTTACACGCCTTCGGCCAATCTCCGCGGCAAGACCCAGATCAAGGAATTCGCGGAGTTCCCGAAGCTTGAGCAGCTTCCGCTCTGGGGCTTTGACGGCAGCTCGACCCGCCAGGCCGAAGGCAAGAGCTCCGATTGCGTGCTGAAGCCGGTCGCCGTCTATCCCGATCCGGCCCGCAAGAACGGCGTTCTGGTGATGTGCGAAGTGATGATGCCCGACGGCGTCACCCCGCATCCGTCCAACACCCGTGCCACCATCCTCGACGACGAGGGCGCATGGTTCGGGTTCGAGCAGGAGTATTTCTTCTACAAGGACGGCCGTCCGCTCGGCTTCCCGGAGAGCGGTTTCCCCGAACCTCAGGGCGAATATTACACCGGCGTCGGCTACAAGAACGTCGGCAGCATCGCCCGCCAGATCGTCGAAGAGCATCTCGACCTGTGCCTCGAGGCCGGCATCAACCATGAAGGCATCAATGCCGAGGTGGCCAAGGGCCAGTGGGAGTTCCAGATTTTCGGCAAGGGCTCGAAGAAGGCTGCCGACGAGATGTGGCTCGCCCGCTACCTGCTGCAGCGCCTGACCGAGAAGTACGAGATCGACATCGAGTACCACTGCAAGCCGCTTGGTGACACCGACTGGAACGGCTCGGGCATGCACGCCAACTTCTCGACCGACTACATGCGCGACGTTGGCGGCAAGGCCTATTTCGAAGCGCTCATGGAAGCGTTCGGCGAGGCCCGCGAAGAGCACATCGCCGTCTACGGCCCCGACAACCACCTGCGCCTGACCGGCAAGCACGAGACGGCTTCGATCGATGTCTTCACCTGGGGCGTTGCCGATCGTGGCGCTTCGGTGCGCGTGCCGCACAGCTTCGTCCGCAACGACTACCGTGGCTATCTCGAAGATCGCCGCCCGAACTCGCAGGGCGACCCCTACCAGATCGCCTCGCAGATCCTGAAGACCATCAATTCGGTGCCGACCAGCATCGAGACCAGGGCTGCTGCCTAA
- a CDS encoding ribbon-helix-helix domain-containing protein, translated as MCKVFAGQDPKGYRQINRSIRIAGHSTSIQLEATFWDLLDEIASSQGLTTPKFISKLYDEAIEINGEIPNFASMLRTTCALYLRGHKPGADEIDALKRQAA; from the coding sequence ATGTGCAAGGTGTTTGCCGGACAGGATCCGAAGGGCTATCGCCAGATCAACCGGTCGATCCGGATCGCCGGACATTCCACCAGTATCCAGCTGGAGGCGACGTTCTGGGACCTGCTCGACGAAATCGCGTCCTCGCAGGGGCTGACGACGCCGAAATTCATCTCGAAGCTCTATGATGAGGCGATCGAGATCAACGGCGAGATCCCCAACTTCGCTTCGATGCTGCGCACCACATGTGCGCTCTATCTGCGTGGTCACAAACCGGGCGCCGACGAGATCGACGCCTTGAAGCGCCAGGCAGCCTAG
- a CDS encoding VOC family protein, whose protein sequence is MAKAIHSMVRVLDEARSLSFYRAAFGLEIADRLDFETFTLIYLSNPETEFEVELTVNKGRAEPYALGDGYGHLAVSVADLDAERARMVAAGLTPRDIVDFAPGGTPLARFFFIEDPDGYKIEVLQRSGRFK, encoded by the coding sequence ATGGCCAAGGCAATCCATTCCATGGTGCGTGTGCTCGATGAAGCGCGCTCGCTGTCATTCTATCGCGCGGCTTTCGGCCTCGAGATCGCCGACAGGCTCGACTTCGAGACCTTCACGCTGATCTATCTCAGCAATCCCGAGACCGAGTTCGAAGTCGAGCTGACGGTCAACAAGGGCAGGGCCGAGCCCTATGCTCTCGGCGACGGCTACGGCCATCTCGCCGTGTCGGTGGCCGATCTCGACGCCGAGCGCGCCCGCATGGTTGCCGCCGGGCTCACCCCCAGGGACATCGTCGACTTCGCGCCGGGCGGTACGCCATTGGCCCGCTTCTTCTTCATCGAGGATCCCGACGGCTACAAAATCGAGGTTTTGCAGAGGAGCGGCCGTTTCAAGTGA
- a CDS encoding twin-arginine translocation signal domain-containing protein, translated as MVTIYQGRSGLSRRELLKRGTAAGALLIISGSAVLSTGEAWGLESTALKPETVATLIQMARDVYPHDQVPDKFYAIAIKSHDELAGKDPAHKELIEKGIADLDQKAGAGGYTGLGWEDQRVAVLRQIESTPFFQAVRGGLVVGLYNQKELWPIFGYEGESYSKGGYIARGFDDIEWL; from the coding sequence ATGGTGACGATCTATCAAGGCAGGTCCGGCCTGTCGCGGCGTGAGCTGCTCAAGCGCGGCACAGCAGCCGGCGCGCTGCTCATCATCAGTGGCTCTGCCGTACTCAGCACCGGCGAGGCCTGGGGGCTCGAAAGCACGGCGCTGAAGCCCGAAACCGTGGCGACGCTGATCCAGATGGCGCGCGATGTCTATCCGCACGACCAGGTACCGGACAAGTTCTACGCCATTGCCATCAAGAGCCATGACGAGCTCGCCGGCAAGGATCCGGCCCACAAGGAGCTGATCGAGAAAGGCATCGCCGATCTCGACCAGAAGGCCGGCGCCGGCGGCTACACCGGCCTTGGATGGGAAGACCAGCGTGTCGCCGTCCTCCGGCAGATCGAAAGCACCCCGTTCTTCCAGGCGGTCCGGGGCGGACTCGTCGTCGGCCTCTACAACCAGAAGGAGCTATGGCCGATCTTTGGCTATGAAGGCGAGTCCTACTCCAAGGGCGGATACATCGCGCGCGGCTTCGACGACATCGAGTGGCTCTGA
- a CDS encoding GMC family oxidoreductase yields the protein MPAPYGLNDDSVVVIIGSGAGGGTLGNELAQKGIDVVILEAGPRIEYEDFINDEWDSFGQLAWLDNRTTGGGWRVHKDFPNLPAWIVKAVGGTTTHWAGASLRFQEHEFKTLTNYGKVEGANLLDWPITLADLDPYYAKAEDKMGVTRTNGIEGLPGNNNFKVFKAGADKLGYKECHTGRMAINSADRDGRMGCQQTGFCFQGCKWGAKWSTLYTEIPKGEATGKLEVRPNSHVLKIEHDDSGKVTAVVYADKDGRLQSQKARIVCVAGNSIESPRILLNSASSKFPDGLANSSGQVGKNYMRHTTGSVYAVFDKPVHFWRGTTMAGIVRDEAKHDPSRGFVGGYELETLALGLPFMAAFLDPGGWGRSFTTALDHYDKMAGMWIVGEDMPQEQNAVKLHGELKDKHGMPIPDVWFTDHPNDVAMRNHAYKQGMAMYDAVGATRTFPTPPYPSTHNLGTNRMSEKASDGVVNKWGQTHDIKNLFVSDGSQFTTGAAENPTLTIVTLAIRQADYIAGQMSAKSI from the coding sequence ATGCCTGCACCATATGGTCTCAACGACGACAGCGTCGTCGTCATCATCGGCTCCGGAGCCGGTGGCGGTACGCTCGGCAACGAACTCGCCCAGAAGGGCATCGACGTCGTCATTCTCGAAGCCGGCCCGCGCATCGAATATGAGGACTTCATCAACGACGAATGGGACTCCTTCGGCCAGCTCGCCTGGCTCGACAATCGCACGACAGGCGGCGGATGGCGCGTGCACAAGGACTTTCCCAACCTGCCGGCCTGGATCGTCAAGGCGGTCGGCGGCACAACCACACACTGGGCCGGCGCATCGCTGCGCTTCCAGGAGCACGAGTTCAAGACGCTGACCAACTACGGCAAGGTCGAAGGCGCCAATCTGCTCGACTGGCCGATCACGCTGGCTGACCTCGATCCCTATTACGCCAAGGCCGAAGACAAGATGGGCGTGACCCGCACCAACGGCATCGAAGGCCTGCCCGGCAACAACAACTTCAAAGTGTTCAAGGCCGGCGCCGACAAGCTCGGCTACAAGGAGTGCCACACCGGGCGGATGGCCATCAATTCCGCCGACCGCGACGGCCGCATGGGCTGCCAGCAGACCGGCTTCTGCTTCCAGGGCTGCAAGTGGGGCGCCAAATGGTCCACGCTCTACACCGAAATCCCCAAGGGCGAGGCGACCGGCAAGCTGGAGGTCAGGCCAAACAGCCACGTGCTCAAAATCGAGCACGACGACAGCGGCAAGGTGACGGCAGTGGTCTATGCCGACAAGGATGGCAGGCTGCAGAGCCAGAAGGCGCGCATCGTCTGCGTCGCCGGCAATTCGATCGAGAGCCCGCGGATCCTGCTCAACTCGGCATCGTCGAAATTCCCTGACGGCTTGGCCAACTCGTCAGGGCAGGTGGGCAAGAACTACATGCGCCACACTACCGGCTCGGTCTATGCGGTGTTCGACAAGCCGGTGCATTTTTGGCGGGGCACGACCATGGCCGGCATCGTCAGGGACGAGGCGAAGCACGATCCGTCACGCGGTTTCGTCGGCGGCTACGAGCTCGAAACGCTGGCGCTGGGACTGCCGTTCATGGCGGCGTTCCTCGATCCCGGCGGCTGGGGCCGTTCTTTCACCACGGCACTCGACCACTACGACAAGATGGCCGGCATGTGGATCGTCGGCGAGGATATGCCGCAGGAGCAGAATGCGGTGAAATTGCATGGCGAGCTCAAGGACAAACACGGCATGCCGATCCCCGACGTCTGGTTCACCGACCATCCCAACGACGTCGCCATGCGCAACCATGCCTATAAGCAGGGCATGGCAATGTATGATGCTGTCGGTGCAACCAGGACCTTCCCGACGCCGCCTTATCCCTCGACCCACAATCTCGGCACCAACCGCATGAGCGAGAAGGCGTCCGACGGCGTGGTCAACAAATGGGGACAGACGCACGACATCAAGAATCTGTTTGTCTCCGACGGCAGCCAGTTCACCACTGGTGCTGCCGAGAACCCGACGCTGACGATCGTCACCCTGGCCATCCGCCAGGCCGACTACATCGCCGGACAGATGAGCGCGAAGAGCATCTGA
- the glnA gene encoding type I glutamate--ammonia ligase, which translates to MTTAKDVMKQIKDNDVKFVDLRFTDPKGKLQHVTMDIAEVEEEMFADGVMFDGSSIAGWKAINESDMVLMPDLDTVHMDPFFAQSTMVILCDILDPVSGEAYNRDPRGIAKKAEAYLKAEGIGDTVYVGPEAEFFVFDDVKYKADPYNTGFKLDSTELPSNDDTDYETGNLGHRPRVKGGYFPVPPIDSCQDMRSEMLTVLTEMGVRVEKHHHEVAAAQHELGVKFDTLVRNADKMLIYKYVVHQVANAYGKTATFMPKPIFGDNGSGMHVHLSIWKGGKPTFAGNEYAGLSESCLYFIGGVIKHAKAINAFTNPLTNSYKRLVPGYEAPVLLAYSARNRSASCRIPFGNSPKSKRVEVRFPDPGANPYLAFAALLMAGLDGIKNKIHPGQPMDKDLYDLPAKELKKIPTVCGSLREALQSLDKDRGFLKAGGVFDDDQIDSYIELKMAEVMRYDMTPHPVEYDMYYSV; encoded by the coding sequence ATGACGACAGCCAAAGACGTAATGAAGCAGATCAAGGACAACGACGTTAAGTTCGTTGACCTGCGCTTCACCGACCCCAAGGGCAAGCTCCAGCACGTCACCATGGACATCGCCGAGGTCGAGGAAGAGATGTTCGCCGACGGCGTCATGTTCGACGGTTCGTCGATCGCCGGCTGGAAGGCCATCAACGAATCCGACATGGTGCTGATGCCCGACCTGGACACGGTCCACATGGACCCGTTCTTCGCCCAGTCGACCATGGTCATCCTGTGCGACATTCTCGATCCGGTTTCGGGCGAAGCCTACAACCGCGACCCGCGCGGCATCGCCAAGAAGGCTGAGGCCTACCTCAAGGCTGAAGGCATCGGCGACACTGTCTATGTCGGCCCGGAAGCTGAATTCTTCGTCTTCGATGACGTCAAGTACAAGGCCGATCCCTACAACACCGGCTTCAAGCTCGACTCGACCGAACTGCCGTCGAACGACGACACCGACTACGAGACCGGCAACCTCGGCCACCGTCCGCGCGTCAAGGGCGGCTATTTCCCGGTTCCGCCGATCGACAGCTGCCAGGACATGCGTTCGGAAATGCTGACCGTGCTGACCGAAATGGGCGTGCGCGTCGAAAAGCACCACCACGAAGTCGCTGCCGCCCAGCACGAGCTCGGCGTCAAGTTCGACACGCTGGTCCGCAACGCCGACAAGATGCTGATCTACAAGTATGTCGTGCACCAGGTCGCCAACGCCTATGGCAAGACAGCAACCTTCATGCCGAAGCCGATCTTCGGCGACAACGGCTCGGGCATGCACGTCCACCTGTCGATCTGGAAGGGCGGCAAGCCGACCTTCGCCGGCAACGAATATGCCGGCCTGTCGGAAAGCTGCCTCTATTTCATCGGCGGCGTCATCAAGCACGCCAAGGCGATCAACGCCTTCACCAACCCGCTGACCAACTCCTACAAGCGTCTGGTCCCCGGCTATGAAGCCCCCGTCCTGCTCGCCTATTCCGCGCGCAACCGCTCGGCCTCCTGCCGCATTCCGTTCGGCAATTCGCCGAAGTCCAAGCGCGTCGAAGTCCGCTTCCCCGATCCGGGCGCGAACCCCTATCTCGCTTTCGCGGCCCTGCTGATGGCCGGCCTCGACGGCATCAAGAACAAGATCCATCCCGGCCAGCCGATGGATAAGGATCTTTACGACCTGCCGGCCAAGGAGCTCAAGAAGATCCCGACCGTCTGCGGCTCGCTGCGCGAAGCGCTTCAGAGCCTCGACAAGGACCGCGGCTTCCTGAAGGCCGGCGGCGTCTTCGACGACGACCAGATCGACTCGTACATCGAGCTCAAGATGGCCGAGGTCATGCGCTACGATATGACCCCGCACCCGGTCGAATACGACATGTATTACTCGGTGTAA
- a CDS encoding P-II family nitrogen regulator: MKKIEAIIKPFKLDEVKEALQEAGLQGITVTEAKGFGRQKGHTELYRGAEYVVDFLPKVKIEVVLGDESVEAAIEAIRKAAQTGRIGDGKIFVSNIEEVVRIRTGETGVDAI, from the coding sequence ATGAAAAAAATCGAAGCGATCATCAAGCCGTTCAAGCTCGACGAAGTGAAGGAAGCGCTCCAGGAAGCCGGCCTGCAGGGCATCACCGTCACCGAGGCCAAGGGTTTTGGCCGCCAGAAGGGCCACACCGAGCTCTATCGCGGCGCCGAATATGTCGTCGACTTCCTGCCCAAGGTGAAGATCGAAGTCGTTCTCGGCGACGAATCGGTCGAGGCGGCTATCGAGGCGATCCGCAAGGCGGCCCAGACCGGCCGCATCGGCGACGGCAAGATCTTTGTCTCCAACATCGAGGAAGTCGTTCGCATCCGCACCGGCGAGACCGGCGTCGACGCCATCTGA
- a CDS encoding NAD(P)H-hydrate dehydratase, translating to MAFELLTPSEMAEADRLTIAAGPVDGIGLMRRAGGSVADVVLKRFPGAKAVHMLCGPGNNGGDGYVAARLLAESGVAVRLFATAAPRSGGDAALAAAECSVMVEPLAAFAPESGVIVVDALYGAGLSKPLDGEVVEAIARTNSAVVPVIAVDLPSGVSGASGEIMGSAFQATVTVTFARKKPGHLLYPGRAQCGEVVVADIGIAAAIVGATSVRCFENDPAWWRPRFPSPPNDAHKYSRGHVGVFSGGPSATGAARLSAMAAARAGAGAVTVLSPGAALAANAAHLTSIILRRSDTLQDALAFLGARKPEVLVYGPGLGSEPEIGRFALELMSVAEGRFGALVLDADGITSLSHRRAAFFEARKRPNAPALVLTPHHGEFGRLFPEIAADASLSKLERARAAAAKANAIIIYKGPDTVIAVPDGRAAINANGTPLLATAGSGDVLSGIVAALLAQRMPAFEAACAAVWMHAEAAQRFGPGLIAEDLPLALREVVARLSG from the coding sequence ATGGCATTTGAACTGCTGACCCCCAGCGAGATGGCTGAGGCCGACAGGCTGACGATCGCCGCCGGGCCAGTCGACGGCATCGGCCTGATGCGGCGGGCGGGCGGCAGCGTTGCCGATGTGGTGCTCAAGCGGTTTCCCGGCGCGAAGGCTGTCCATATGCTGTGTGGGCCGGGCAATAATGGCGGCGACGGTTATGTCGCGGCGCGCCTGCTTGCCGAAAGCGGCGTTGCCGTCAGGCTATTCGCGACCGCTGCGCCGCGCAGCGGAGGCGATGCGGCGCTGGCTGCTGCCGAATGTTCCGTCATGGTGGAGCCGTTGGCTGCCTTCGCTCCCGAGTCGGGCGTGATTGTCGTCGATGCGCTTTATGGCGCCGGTCTTTCCAAGCCGCTCGACGGTGAGGTGGTCGAGGCGATAGCACGGACGAATTCGGCCGTTGTTCCGGTGATTGCGGTCGATCTACCCTCCGGCGTGTCGGGTGCTTCCGGCGAGATTATGGGCAGTGCCTTCCAGGCGACGGTGACCGTGACTTTTGCCCGCAAGAAGCCGGGGCACCTGCTCTATCCCGGGCGCGCACAGTGCGGCGAGGTGGTGGTTGCCGATATCGGCATTGCCGCGGCCATAGTTGGCGCTACGTCCGTGCGCTGCTTCGAAAACGATCCGGCATGGTGGCGGCCGCGTTTTCCGTCGCCGCCGAACGACGCTCACAAATATAGCCGCGGCCATGTCGGTGTCTTTTCCGGTGGTCCGTCGGCCACCGGTGCTGCACGACTGTCGGCGATGGCAGCAGCACGGGCAGGGGCGGGTGCGGTGACGGTGTTGTCACCTGGAGCGGCACTGGCTGCCAATGCGGCGCACCTGACCTCAATCATCCTGAGGCGTTCCGATACGCTTCAGGATGCGCTGGCCTTCCTCGGTGCACGCAAGCCCGAGGTGCTGGTTTATGGCCCGGGCCTTGGATCCGAGCCCGAAATCGGGCGTTTTGCGCTGGAGCTGATGTCCGTTGCCGAGGGCCGTTTCGGCGCGCTTGTGCTCGATGCCGACGGCATTACCTCGCTTTCGCATCGCCGCGCCGCGTTCTTCGAGGCACGAAAGCGCCCGAATGCGCCAGCGCTTGTGCTGACACCGCATCATGGCGAGTTCGGCCGGCTGTTTCCCGAGATCGCCGCCGATGCGTCGCTGTCCAAGCTCGAGCGGGCGCGGGCGGCGGCGGCCAAGGCCAATGCCATCATCATCTACAAGGGCCCCGACACGGTGATTGCAGTGCCCGACGGGCGTGCTGCGATCAATGCCAACGGGACGCCGCTTCTGGCCACCGCCGGGTCGGGTGATGTGCTGTCCGGCATCGTTGCCGCCCTTCTGGCGCAACGGATGCCGGCTTTCGAGGCGGCCTGCGCCGCCGTCTGGATGCACGCCGAGGCGGCACAGCGATTCGGGCCCGGCCTGATCGCCGAGGACCTGCCGCTGGCGCTGAGGGAGGTGGTGGCGCGGTTGAGTGGGTGA